From a region of the Calliphora vicina chromosome 4, idCalVici1.1, whole genome shotgun sequence genome:
- the LOC135957078 gene encoding RING finger protein 141-like, producing the protein MGQNQSLTDSLPDVDSVHMQVVRHTKVLSEINSLTYEEFKTCLDNLNALSRKCIDPNGKQLVFLVKRGTDTSLLWKATVKIACIKVDPQTRQIHSYKFLNIKQFLCVFKTFQSHLESLVRSETQRDIRRGSLSTPEDEDQSNNHDMTNLPSQFTASMFMSALGSSTDSGSDLSSPTTSTCSHNDHVDECSICLDRSTEVILPCTHSFCTPCIEQWNVNNKTCPICCETLESTDDTWVMSNIPGVEEINEKICAEFMNLAAKEQ; encoded by the exons ATGGGACAGAACCAAAGTTTGACAGATTCTTTGCCGGATGTGGATAGTGTCCATATGCAGGTTGTTCGTCACACTAAAGTTTTGTCGGAAATTAATTCCTTAACTTATGAGGAGTTCAAAACATGCTTGGATAATTTAAATGCACT TTCACGCAAATGTATTGATCCCAATGGCAAGCAACTAGTGTTTTTAGTTAAACGTGGTACAGACACTTCATTGTTATGGAAAGCGACAGTTAAAATAGCATGTATAAAAGTGGACCCACAAACACGCCAAATACATTCCTATAAATTTTTGAACATAAAACAATTCTTATgtgtatttaaaacatttcagtCTCATTTGGAAAGCTTAGTAAGAAGTGAAACCCAAAGGGACATAAGGCGTGGTTCCCTATCAACACCGGAAGATGAGGACCAATCAAACAACCATGATATGACAAACTTGCCATCGCAATTTACGGCCTCCATGTTTATGAGTGCTTTGGGCAGTAGCACCGACAGTGGCAGCGACTTAAGTAGTCCAACGACATCAACTTGTTCCCACAATGATCATGTAGATGAGTGCTCTATATGTTTGGATCGTTCAACCGAAGTTATATTACCGTGTACCCATAGTTTCTGCACTCCATGTATAGAGCAGTG GAATGTTAATAATAAAACTTGCCCTATATGCTGCGAAACTTTGGAAAGTACGGATGATACTTGGGTTATGTCAAATATACCAGGCGTGGAAgaaataaatgagaaaatatgtgCCGAGTTTATGAATTTGGCTGCTAAAGAGCAATAG
- the LOC135957077 gene encoding sin3 histone deacetylase corepressor complex component SDS3, with translation MSFSTYNMASDDERFADYNEDSRSNNYEQNVYDSEEDTDDASETEFRNNGRSQGYSSTTNNTNGTNHELKEQMYQHKLASLNKQLEELKNLSHPEYMKRLKKLENQYKERLKLNEIYRDYLQECVDRDYILEKKAAQKEYDEKKVDLKDNILTDFEERRKLIENERYSLELTNDSMEIKPTVTRKLRRRPNDPVPVVEKRRKPTTGQLLVYMLDEKDIENDLKTIQRGKPLTPTLQQNGIGSSYSTNSHQQPSITSDNGCHYVETRIEDGKLLYEKRWFHRGQQIYVEGKDLPKFAATITAIGNEVVWVKKVNDSSSSKVKINMSHLAKGKVTIKRRAN, from the exons atGTCTTTTAGTACTTATAACATGGCAAGTGACGATGAACGTTTTGCAGATTACAACGAGGATTCGCGATCCAATAATTACGAACAGAATGTATATGACAGTGAAGaag atACAGATGATGCCAGTGAAACAGAATTTCGGAACAATGGAAGAAGTCAAGGCTACAGTAGTACCACTAACAATACGAATGGCACGAATCATGAATTGAAGGAACA AATGTATCAACATAAGCTGGcaagtttaaataaacaattggaAGAATTAAAGAATTTGTCACATCCAGAGTACATGAAGAGATTAAAAAAGTTGGAAAATCAGTACAAAGAACGTTTAAAGCTCAATGAAATATATCGAGATTACCTACAGGAGTGTGTGGATAGAGACTACATTTTGGAAAAGAAAGCTGCACAAAAAGAATATGATGAGAAGAAG gTTGATCTTAAGGACAATATATTAACAGATTTTGAAGAACGCCGAAAGCTTATAGAAAATGAGAGATATAGTCTGGAATTAACTAATGATTCCATGGag ATAAAACCTACAGTTACAAGAAAACTTAGAAGACGACCAAATGATCCAGTCCCTGTGGTGGAAAAGCGTAGAAAACCAACCACGGGACAGTTATTGGTGTATATGTTGGATGAAAAGGACATAGAGAATGACTTGAAAACAATACAACGAGGAAAACCGCTTACACCAA ctttaCAACAAAATGGTATTGGTAGTTCTTATTCAACTAATAGCCATCAACAACCTTCTATAACTTCTGATAATGGATGTCACTATGTTGAAACCCGTATTGAAGATGGAAAATTGCTGTACGAGAAACGTTGGTTTCATCGGGGTCAACAAATTTATGTTGAAGGAAAGGATTTGCCTAAGTTTGCTGCCACAATCACAGCAATTGGCAATGAAGTG GTGTGGGTTAAAAAAGTTAATGACAGTAGTAGCAGtaaagttaaaataaacatGTCTCATTTAGCTAAGGGCAAAGTAACAATAAAAAGACGTGCCAATTGA
- the RpS10b gene encoding small ribosomal subunit protein eS10B produces MFMPKAHRVAIYEYLFKEGVIVAKKDTHAPKHPELESIPNLHVIKTMQSLHSRGLVREQFAWRHYYWYLTNEGIEFLRSYLHLPPEIVPATLKRPTRPETVRPRPAAAARSGDVSKTGEDRSAYRRAPGGADKKGDVGAGAGDVEFRGGFGRGRPQ; encoded by the coding sequence ATGTTTATGCCAAAGGCTCATCGTGTCGCTATATACGAATACCTCTTCAAAGAGGGTGTTATCGTAGCCAAAAAAGATACCCACGCTCCTAAGCACCCTGAGCTTGAGAGCATTCCCAACTTGCATGTCATCAAAACTATGCAGTCCCTCCACTCCCGTGGCTTGGTCAGAGAACAATTCGCCTGGAGACATTACTACTGGTACTTGACCAACGAAGGTATCGAATTCTTGCGCAGTTACTTGCACTTGCCTCCTGAGATTGTTCCCGCCACTCTCAAGCGTCCCACCAGACCCGAAACTGTACGTCCCCGCCCAGCTGCTGCTGCTCGTTCCGGTGATGTTAGCAAGACTGGTGAAGATCGTTCTGCTTACAGACGTGCCCCCGGTGGTGCTGATAAGAAGGGTGATGTAGGCGCTGGTGCCGGTGATGTTGAATTCCGTGGCGGTTTCGGTCGTGGTCGTCCCCAATAA